In the genome of Bradyrhizobium sp. CIAT3101, one region contains:
- a CDS encoding ABC transporter substrate-binding protein, giving the protein MEGRNAVALDYRWADGRNDRIAEIAAEFVRLKVDIIVTGGNAVLAIKKLTSTIPVVFAVAVDPVGSGFVDNLSRPGANVTGLSIQGPDLAGKRAELLREVIPGLRRMAVMANVAYPAAKQELAEVQAAAHALGVEVIALEIRGEQDIAPAFEGLKERAEALYIASEALVDAKQVTINELALGARLPTIWGVSGGVHSGGLMSYGPSLPALFRRAADYVDQILRGAKPADLPVEQPTKFELVINLKTAKTLGLNISPALLARTDEVVE; this is encoded by the coding sequence ATGGAAGGTCGCAATGCTGTTGCCCTCGATTATCGCTGGGCAGACGGACGCAATGACCGGATCGCCGAAATAGCCGCGGAGTTCGTCCGTCTCAAGGTCGACATCATTGTGACCGGAGGAAACGCGGTCCTCGCGATCAAGAAGCTGACATCGACGATTCCGGTCGTGTTCGCCGTAGCTGTGGACCCGGTTGGCAGTGGCTTCGTCGATAATCTGTCCCGACCGGGAGCCAACGTGACCGGACTGTCGATCCAGGGGCCCGATCTTGCAGGCAAACGAGCTGAACTTTTGCGGGAAGTCATTCCCGGGCTCCGACGGATGGCAGTGATGGCCAACGTTGCCTATCCCGCGGCCAAGCAAGAGCTGGCCGAGGTTCAGGCCGCGGCGCACGCGCTTGGCGTTGAGGTCATCGCACTGGAAATCCGCGGCGAGCAGGATATCGCACCTGCATTCGAAGGACTGAAGGAACGAGCCGAAGCGCTCTATATCGCGAGCGAAGCATTGGTAGACGCCAAGCAAGTTACGATCAACGAGCTGGCGTTGGGCGCACGGCTGCCGACAATCTGGGGGGTCAGTGGCGGTGTCCACAGCGGTGGACTCATGTCCTATGGACCGAGCCTCCCGGCTCTGTTCCGACGGGCGGCCGATTACGTCGATCAGATACTCCGCGGGGCCAAGCCGGCCGATCTACCAGTCGAACAGCCGACCAAGTTCGAACTCGTGATCAACTTGAAGACCGCGAAGACGCTGGGGCTGAATATATCGCCCGCGCTGCTCGCCCGCACCGACGAGGTCGTCGAATAG